The sequence TGTTGTATTCTTGCCATTATGATCGTCATATATGTTTGATCGTCCAATGATGCCTATAgagtcaaaatttaaaactaaacaaaaaataaatataaaaaaaatagttacaatagtatgtatatatgtaaatatgtatgagaaAATCCTTATTGAAGAGATCCTCGGCACCactcttttttataaataaatgggactatgtattttatatagCATTTAAAGCCACTTACCCTGGTAGTACTAACACATTAAAAGATACATTGATATCATATTATATAATACATCAGAGCAAACACccattgttttgtttaatattaaaaacaaaagaaacataTACATATTGATATAAAGAACTTAAAAAACATCTGATCATGTCAGTTTATAACACTCTCTCAGTGACCGCAATTGACCATACAaatgaaaatacaatttataatgtacattgAATACAAAGGAAGTATTGAGAATTAAAAATACATCGTATATGTAAGTATGTGTAGGTTGGTTGGTTAGgcagcattttaaaataaaatgtatatagcattttactaacttttaaaccttcaaaagcaaaaatttacgaTTTTTGTAGCTTCAACTACTATAtgtttaagacaaaaatttgaCCTTAAAAAGCATTGCGTTGCTCTGTGAGGAATTTGTTGTATGTATTATTGCAAACAAAGGAAAtgcttatttaaataaatgcacCGAAATAAAGTGCACTATGGATGCTGGTTAGAATGATGATATAGCGCAGTGTTGTTCAAAATAGTTTATGAAATTGTGTTATCTAAAAGGGTTTCTATTTTATTCCAAGGCGAAAATTGTCAGTAGTATCACCTGAAAAAGACACATTTCTAGTCTGGACCGGTTAGTTAGTTTACAGCCAACCACCCTTGCGGCCAAACAGTAAAGAGCTTACGGTTCCGACGAACGATTGCGTAATACTTTGCTGGGCTTCTTTGGTATCGTGGTCTTTATTGTTAGAAGAGATTTGTTTAGAAATGCTTCCAGATGCCTTATTTCGAGTGCTTAAAGGCTGGTCGTGCTGTTTTGGAGAAACCCGTCCTAAATCTGTGCGCACTCGACCTCCAATTGTACCTAAATCAGGTCTTTGgccattttttaagtttcttcgTGACTTTTGTCGCAGCATTTGTTTAGCTCGAATACTTGAATTTTCCAAATCAGACATAATGCTGCCTGCCGCTCTTTGTGCGTCATCGTCTAATTTGTGCATTTTTTGCTGCTGCTTCTGCTTAGTATCACCTTCTTTTAGTTTTGGTTCGCGTTGATCCGATGTTCTTAATGCTCCTCCGCCTACCGATGATTTAGATGATGTTGGAGTTTGTAGCTCCTGGGGATGAAGTCCCTTCTGCAGTACATCTTTTATCTGGTTGCGATCAAAGTGTAAGTCATTTACAAGATTATTAGAATTCGTGTGAATATTTTTGAGGCTGGTTAATTGAGCCATTGGACTGGCGCTGCGATTAGCAATTCCACTAGCTAGCTGAGACATTGCATTTGGTTGTGTGGTAATAATGTTTTCTAAACCAATACTTTCGACTTTCTCCACCAGACGTAATGATCTTAGAGCACGTCGTTCAAGACGTGTTAGCAtaattttctgttgtttttgatGTTGTTGATTTCTGTTGGGCCTTTCTATGTCACCACCGACAAGCTTTCGTCGAATCAAATCAGCTCCAGAGGAAAGCAACCCGAATAAGGGTTCTGGCGACATAGATCGCGTTGGAGATCCCTCTAGATCCATAGAAATAAAGAACAATGTaaataatcgaattttttttgaagaataaCAAATAAAGACTAACCTGGACTGTTGCATGGTGTGACAGTAGGTGAAAAGTTCGGACCTGCTGGCGTATTTAAGGCGCTTGGAGTCACAGCTTTAATACCTCGTTCATTCAACATCGAAGCTAAGCCCAAATTAACAGAAAATGTTGAGCACGAATTTTTGCGTGATAATCCAGCTCGAGGGGTTGGGGGACAACTgtagttgaaaataaaatatttaccatATATTAGtttaccaaattcaatagctAAACACAAACTTAATTACCTTGGTTGGCGAGAAGTTGATGTAGAAGCCATTCGAGAGGACACTTGTGATTGCGACAAAAAAGACAAATCAGTTAGGAGTCCGTCATCGGGATGCATTACAGTACTGGTGGTATAGGTATAAGTACAGCCagaaaattcaaattgtttGCCAGGCAATTCATCACTGACATCTTCTTCAACATCAGAGAGTGTGTAAACTTGCATACCTAGATCGTCCAGACCTCGACCACCACGAATTGTTACACCAGGCCGTTCTTCTAATAGGCCACTTAGAGTAGGAGTAGCAAGACGCGTCCAATGATGCAATGTCTGAGAACCTTCAATGGGTTTGACAATTTGTAGTTTCTCAGGAAGACGCCATTGATGCATCGATGACGACATATTAGTAGATGACGAAATTCCAGACGATCCGGTCGACATAATGCTATCAGGTGTTCGCACTCCCAGCGGAAGGGCAGCCGTTGGTTGTTGATCATCGTATGAATAAGTTCCTGCTGGGGCATATGATAACATTGCTCTTCTTGCAAGAACTTCTGCTGGTGTAAGTCTTTTTAGCGCAGCTTCAAGTTCTTTGGCACCTGGCGCGCCTGGCACACCTGATGGTTGAGATGGATAACCGTCATCTGATTGAGAATTTATGCTTTCGCATGATAACGTCTTTACACCCATACCCAAAGACAAGCCGGCGTCACGACAAAATGAAGAGTTATTTGGATTTGCTCCGCCCACAAATGGCATTGTAGACATGCGCGGTCCAGACGCACTGCTCATTGACATGGCCCCTAGGTGTGTCATTGACGTTATTTCACTATCTGCGAAATTACCACTTTTCGTTGCACAACGTACTGTGTCAAAAACTCGTTTGTAAGGAGCCAAAGTTCCACCACTGAATGCACAAATACCACTAGAATTCATGGAACTGTTGCCGCAGTTACTAGCGCCAGGAAGTTGTGACATCAATCGTCCTATTCGATCGTTAACACGTTGATTATCAGCCGAAATACCTGAGTCAATACTGTTCTCGGAGTATAATGAAGATTCCATCAATTCAGATTGTAGAGAGTCTGGTTGCAAACCACCAAGTGTAGACATGAAAGAACTTCGAGCTTGTGGAAGAGTCTTTTTTCGTTGTTTTCGTAGTTGTTCCTGGGTTTCTTGTAGCAGCGCTAGTACTTCTTGGTATCGTTGCTTAAATTCTACCAACTCTAATGCTAAcgaattttgattttcttttgtgATGTTCAAAAGTGTAATATGTTCGTCATTGTCGTGAGTTAGCTGATGCAGCCTCATTTCAGCTTCGGACAAACGAGCGGTTAGGCTAACAATTTGTTCGTGCTGAAGGCGATTCTCCTCTCGCTGGCGTTCTAATTCCAAACTAAGACCTTCGAATTGCTTGTTCGCATCATTTAATTGCAAAGAAATATCATCCATTAGTTGACGTTCATGTGCCTCTACCTCATCCGTTTGACATGCCAACTGGGATGCTTctattttaagagatttattttcATCTTGTAACGttgtaattttcttttgaagtaaATCCAACGTTATTGATTTAGAATATACTGGcgtatctgaaaaataaaataatttagatCACATAAATcgtatttttttacacattcgCGACAATAGTTGAATTTACCATTATCACTGGTGTCTTCTCCGTCATTTGTAAGGACAGAAATAAGTTCATTTTTCTTATGCAACTCATGTACTAGTTGAGAGCGATCCTCATTTGCCGATTTTAATTCGCCTTCTAGTTCTACTAATCTATTCTCCAGTAAATTATTTTGTGTTAAAAGCTCTTTGCCGATTTGTACCGTCAACTCCAAATCTTTCTCCTTCTCTTCCAGAAGGCGAGTGACGGCCTCTATGTCGTCGTATGCCCTCGTCATTTGGCTTACTCGGTTACCACATAGAactgaaagaaaatttaaaacaaatgattattatttttttataaacgtaATTGCGAACAACGAGTTACGTTGTCGAATTAGAACGTACGTATACGTTGCCATGTACAAATATGTGAACAATTTTGCATTCGAGTAATTTATAATTGTCTTGTTTAATACCTTGCGCCCGTATTGATGAAATATTTAACGAAATAAGCGTGTTCGCTAAACAATAAATGATAATTCacatatattttaacaaatgttaATTTATGGTATTTAAAGATTATTTAATTGAGAAATGTCACAATAGAAAGTCGGAAAAATTCAATTGCAAGTCATCTACAAATTTGTTGCATCGTTTTGTTagagtataattttgcatatttcatatttaagaAGATCATCTTCTGCTTATAAGaacattttataaacatatttttttgaacaaatataAGACTTTTAGatcatatttttgtattttgtttaagataaacagtatttattattttgtgcaTTGACACGTAAATGATCTTTAGGAAAATTTTCAACAACTAGTTTTGAAATaagaattttttcataaaatcatTCATCAAAAATGTGCGGGAATATAACAAAGAAGGCATCgaccatagacaacaactagataggtaactgagagccaaaaacctaattcatgagaatgtattgcaagtattttgttattgtgtgaaaagagagtaatttttccatatatattactctctccttccgttctatgtgtttattctatggcaTCGACATTCCATTACAAATTTGACATAATATGCCTTCAACTATGagctaaaatatattttattttcttggtTTTCTTAATTCTCTTATATTTTGTCTTTCATAATCTCgacaaaaaagaaacaatattcatatgtatgtatattcattTATTACAATGGATATcaataaaatgtagtaaaataaatgctaatttataaaattttgaagcaaacaaagaaaaatattgtCTATGATGTTGGAGTGCAACTTCCGCATGTAGTACTATATCTTGTTtgtatatacacatctgctcaaaataatagatacacctaattggaaaaaatttaaatggcggtaacattgaaaatttcctcgcaagcgttaagaatacatcatattattaaaatttctatctggcaatgtcatgtcagtcaaaaatctggcaactatttgctttcatgttgatttttaaaaacgaatttatttgaattacaaaaaattatttgctcataaaaatagatacacatcagtaatttgtaatttgtttatatacaattttttttttgtgcaattttttgttcctatttacgtgaaacagtaagtataatttaaattttagcaaaaattttataaaaaataggactcttttgaagaaaatgggacgaaatcatcattgtaccgaagatgagaaaaaaattgttcaaacgatgagaaatcaaggaaaatcattacgggaaatagcaaagatcTTACATTTTGGAAGgaataggaagatctttacattttgtccaaaatgctttatctaaaaaacaaaaaagagaaactcgcggtagaccaaagaaaaccagtccagaaacagataggcggatcgtccttatggttaaaaaagaccctttcatatcatcgaaagctatttctgcggagctatgtaacgaaatcagtccacaaacagttcgtcgtcgtcttttacaagctaaattgtcgggaagaattgccagaaaagtgccactaatgcgccaaaaaaatatcaagacaagattagaatttgctaaagagcacttacaatggtccgggtgtgaaggcgaaaaaaaatggagaaatattttatggagcgacgaaacaaaaataaatttgtttggaaacgactgccaaagaaatgtacgccgaccaaaaggaaaagaattccacgttaaatttacaaaaaagacggtaaaacatggcgggggaaacataatggtttggggttgcttttcatggaatggtgttggtccgatattccgaatagaagataccatgaatgctagtgggtatagagacatattggaaaacgtaatgcttccatatgcatcggaaaatatgccattaatatggacattccagcagggcaacgacccaaaacatagttcaagattagttaaaaactggttcttggagaataacgtacctgttttaagctggcccagccaatcccctgatttaaacccaatagaaaacttgtggagtgaattaaagataaggctttcgaaggaagttttcaaaaataaagacgatttatgggagaaaacgcaaaaaatatggtacgagattccattggagaagtgtcaaaacttgatatccagtatgcccagaagagtggagaaagttttacaaaacaaaggtggatatactgtatactagctttactttaataataaactaatttttttaagataaaatttattagcttttgtttaataagaatttttaaaaatgtatctattattatgagcaccaaatttttcgaaatttaatttactttataatatttattattaattatgaaatattttgtttttgttttttactctccttttaactataaataaaaatcgactgaatttttttataattttacaatacaccattattttttttcgtttttaaaaaataaattttggtgtatctattattttgagcagatgtgtatcttaaaatacctttgataaacaattgttaagtgtacaaatttttaagttggttcgaccctactttaaaccgactttaagaaattttttttactttttatcttaaaaaagaggattttaaagataaatttggaataatagaCGATACTGTTGCAATTGCTAAGCACAATTTTCACTCCGCTGGTGAATAAGTCccattttaatagtatatgattttgtatgatattcctccggcagtgaactacatgaggttcacaagtgagtttgattggcatttttgtcatttacttttaacctgtAACGccatatacagtgacggacaatacaatagaatcactacatataaatttaagtaaatcatTATAACTACTGAATTtagttcaaaaatttaaattatttcagtatatattaatgactatggtgtacacaaaaaataaataaaactaaaataaaaaattaacacattcttatgttaaaaactatgacaaatataaaaaaactaaatgagaTACGCGACATtaaaatagaatcaatcagtctaatacttataaaaattaaagaacatcttAAAAACGCATCGTTTtcctaatattttgttgcataaccattatttttgataacagcataACATCTTTTTGGCATTGAATTTAACATCTTTTTGGCATTGAATTTACCAATCGTTCGCATGTAGAACGAGGAATATCGTACCAGATTTCCTGAATTTTTTGCCATAATTCTTCCTTGGTTTTCACTTTTTCAGGTCCAAGTTTATCTTTGACTATTTTCCATAGGTTTTCGATAGGATTTAAGTCAGGGGATTGCGAGGACCACTCCATAATATCAATTTTGTTATCTGAAAACCACATTTTCGCAAGACCTAAAGTGTGCTTTGGGTcgttatcttgttggaatacccattttaagggcatactccattctgcatgtggcttcataacattttccaaaatattcacGTACaggtgcttatccatattttcctTAATCCAGTAAATTGGGCCAACGCCATACCAAGAGAAGCATCTCCATATCATAATATTTCCACCACCATGTTTGAACGTTTTTGTTGTATACCGAGGATCTAATTCagcattttttggacgtctgaCCCATGTTTTACCATCGCTAccaatcaaattaatttttgtttcatccgtccacaacacatttcgccacttttttatattttccgggccacaccaatccttatgttCTTTGGCAAATTTCTTTCTTGCTGCCACGTGCTTTTTAGTGAGCATATGAACTTTTCTTGAAGTTCTGCCATGCAGACCAGCATCCACCAATCTTCTTTGAATAGTTCTTGTGGATACTTCACAACCAACCTCCTTCCGGATTGCGTCAGCGGACTTAAATGGATCTCATTTGGAtattataacaattaaattatCTTCATGATGACTAATTTTTCGTGGTTTTCCTATGGAACGTGGCGGCTTTGCGGATGGATAAcgcattgaaaacaaatttctagGATCGTCCTACTAATTTAGCAATTACACGTTGAGATCGGCCGGaacaacttaaatttttaataattttccattCTTCTTCAGTGCAATGTTTTGCGCGGcccattttttgataaatattttattaccgatagctaatatttaataattactattaaaatattttctcattaacaaaaaaatccaaaaatgaaaAGTCAAGctaacttttaatttaattttttaaatgtgattATATTTATTGTCGCAAtgtattcaacaaaatttacgtttcatatcatttaatttgaaaagtaacaatgttattaatattgtaATAAGTTGTAATTGTAAGCGTTGACCACATAGACAAAATTCaaaggcaaaataaaaatagagtttaatatattatatataaatcatagttttatatgaaatattggcagtgattctattgtaatgtccgtcactgtagtaataaaatgtgtaaagatccacacaatctaatataccccccactccggaattaaaactatgtgtttccacatagaaattcattaaattttgttaaaatttaacaaaatgtcaataataaggcccatacacaacaccatcGTTATTGAGCAATCAAGTGATTGTGCAATTAAACTTGAAGCACCACAATACACCAGCATAGCATGCtggtacaaaattaatttttttaccaaaaatttgtggaataaaatgaataaaaagcGCAGAAGATGATGATGGTACATTTTCCTTCTCTGGAACATTCCTGATGTTCCTGCAGcagatttttcacttttttggtcgaaaaacttgtaatttgttcgaaatttgttctttttaccactttttctCTATTTGCTTCTTGGTCCACCTATTTTAATTGTTCTACCATTCCGTACTTTTAACTTTCCATAGGCAAGGCATTGTTTTCTTTCGAGAAATGctccccaaaaaaaatattttttctttggcattcatatttaaattattttatttttttgatgtttATGCCATGacgattttaattttatgagcTAATTTTACAACACACGATTTAATCATGCTGatacaatcaaaaaaatatcaaactggTTTTGATAAAGCACCAGCAGCTGGTACAATCACACCACAAGCTCATACACGATCAATCAGCTGGCACAATCACTTGATTGCACAATTATatggtgttgtgtatgggccctataaaaataaattaataaaacaaattataaaatagtgatgtttattttatcacagaatattcgtcattcgaatacttttatattattttttatttatttcgataatattaaatttatatacagtTTGTCAActaattgttttcaaaacaaaaatattgtaaggcATTTAATTTGAATGAAGACAAACACTAAcaaatattcacccctatcgcgaatcaacatttcacatgaaatattttcccttttccttttttcgttcatcaactttgttcacttgaaaaaaattcccctcgttgtgaaatttttagatggaattttgtaaacaataaacagctgttacgaacaaaatcaactattgtgaatgtaaagttcatcatgatattcccgatagcaattttcccttcgagggaaattgatatttcatgggaacaaaatttcacatgttattgccgataggggtgattaattttttttattattcatctTAGTacgattattaatttatttatcttaagtataaatatgcgaaaaaaatgaattattatCAAAACTAAGCTGTAAGAAAAAGGATAAAAGGAAAAAACATCAATAATATGGTGTCAAACCAtcgttttcaaatttttacactgacaattttaattagaatttttttttcttatttggaCAATACTGATGACTCCAGTTGACATACATTAGTTTTGAACTACATCAATCAATATAACGAagtgatttgactgaaaactaaaatttattaaaatttttcatataaatatggcagtacttaaaattttataaaaaaaaaactaacgtacataacttttttttgtaaatgttacctttgtaaaagaaaaagtgacattaaagtatataaaatgtatactaaaaattatattgatgttaaatAACGCAAATCGAAACAAAGAGCTCTGTGctgtattgtttattttatttttcatctgtttgtgctttggtattttatacttaggtttaactcgCCAATGATGCTCAGTAAAACCGAGATTATatagtaaataaacaataagtgagaaacacaatttttagtttaatttaggtttaaacgaAAAATGTAGATTATCgttatcccagaaactagctcttagtaATTGTAATATGGATGAAAAGGAACTCTTAATTGTTAAGTACGAAAAAggaaataggaaaaaaatttggtttattttagaaattggtgttggtgcgtgatgtttttgattccaaatgatctaaaaaatgattttcattatttatacaacattggccatcaagtggtggtatgccaaaaatttcgccaaaattagttatatacatacctaatgtacatatgtaaacaGTTAAACACTTCAAACAATCTcatagattttgtaaaaatttgattcataaaacaaatcaaaGTCAGCTTTTACACAaggcaagttttcttgccgcAAGTCTGTGTGTATTGGAGAGAGAGCCAAGAAGAAAGTAGAGGggtacactagggtggcccttaataaacgaaagttggattttggccattctcacccccccagtttggtgaaaattagtaaaaaaaatcctcTTGaaaagccctctgaagttttgagatgcatttacaaggggaaaaaaggcatttttttcagtttttgtaaaaattttggctttaaaaaattacttttgtaatttaatttaaaagaatcgaaatgtgtacgtaattgtcgttctaatgagacataaaaaactgaaattggtaaaaaaacaaaaactcatatacaagtaaatatggacatattttaagtaaaaatgagcttttgttttaatatttattaaaagatgttaatttttttcctacatttcttgttctagttgcctgagacacgttaatggcctggcgaatttttaataactttaacattttttgacaaatttcagttttttatgtctcattagaacgacaattacgtgcacatttcgattcttttaaattaaattacaaaagtaattttttaatggcaaaatttttacaaaaactgaaaaaaatgccttttttccccttgtaaatgcatctcaaaacttcagagggcttgcggcacgtcttatccccaaccaatttacctaaaatttttcaggatgatttttttactaatgttcaccaaactggagggtgagaatggccaaaatccaactttcgtttattaagggccaccctagggtacatacttgcttgtactggcaagtctcttcagttctattttgttttctcattttcactatggcgtctattaggtattgacatacaaaattgaacacagacttgctgtgtgtaatcagattattataaaattatatatattttactttttttaacttttatgccatattataaaaattcacaagGCATAGctcaaggtatattaattataaggtagtgtcatcggcgaattcagaataccgagcgaattggttatattttttatatgtagtttgacattgtgTCTGCACTTGAAGGCGAATTGGCTGTCAggtaaaaatgtcaaaaaacagctgacaaataaatcaaagcgaatttttgttaaacaaaaaatgtttataaatttgaaaatgtttgtaatttaatttgatgtttttaaaaataaaactaattttgtgtagtattattattgaatttaaaacataaacgaatttaactacaaaacaaagtttgacatttacaaaatgtaaacaaagtttgacatttattttacACCACGGCGAAAAATTAACATAGTAACAAAAAACGATCAGCTGTTCTGataacactaccttataattaatataccttggcATAGCTTTTAACTTAAGCGAATAACTGTACATAGTCTCAAACGAAAATGTCATTCAGTTgcaaattctttaaattatttttaaattttcagtgaaATTATGTTTCGACGATTTTCGGTTTCAAAAA comes from Calliphora vicina chromosome 2, idCalVici1.1, whole genome shotgun sequence and encodes:
- the milt gene encoding trafficking kinesin-binding protein milt isoform X3 produces the protein MDGTNNEDCAANSEAPLVKSTTSQNVLYTTATTLENSIFVMEDEETNLEDWELFNNETNQLEYDEEELFYSTLSSSPNNYNAGSEENMVLNTDTSLNSNQALIRDEQLLIEVLCGNRVSQMTRAYDDIEAVTRLLEEKEKDLELTVQIGKELLTQNNLLENRLVELEGELKSANEDRSQLVHELHKKNELISVLTNDGEDTSDNDTPVYSKSITLDLLQKKITTLQDENKSLKIEASQLACQTDEVEAHERQLMDDISLQLNDANKQFEGLSLELERQREENRLQHEQIVSLTARLSEAEMRLHQLTHDNDEHITLLNITKENQNSLALELVEFKQRYQEVLALLQETQEQLRKQRKKTLPQARSSFMSTLGGLQPDSLQSELMESSLYSENSIDSGISADNQRVNDRIGRLMSQLPGASNCGNSSMNSSGICAFSGGTLAPYKRVFDTVRCATKSGNFADSEITSMTHLGAMSMSSASGPRMSTMPFVGGANPNNSSFCRDAGLSLGMGVKTLSCESINSQSDDGYPSQPSGVPGAPGAKELEAALKRLTPAEVLARRAMLSYAPAGTYSYDDQQPTAALPLGVRTPDSIMSTGSSGISSSTNMSSSMHQWRLPEKLQIVKPIEGSQTLHHWTRLATPTLSGLLEERPGVTIRGGRGLDDLGMQVYTLSDVEEDVSDELPGKQFEFSGCTYTYTTSTVMHPDDGLLTDLSFLSQSQVSSRMASTSTSRQPSCPPTPRAGLSRKNSCSTFSVNLGLASMLNERGIKAVTPSALNTPAGPNFSPTVTPCNSPEGSPTRSMSPEPLFGLLSSGADLIRRKLVGGDIERPNRNQQHQKQQKIMLTRLERRALRSLRLVEKVESIGLENIITTQPNAMSQLASGIANRSASPMAQLTSLKNIHTNSNNLVNDLHFDRNQIKDVLQKGLHPQELQTPTSSKSSVGGGALRTSDQREPKLKEGDTKQKQQQKMHKLDDDAQRAAGSIMSDLENSSIRAKQMLRQKSRRNLKNGQRPDLGTIGGRVRTDLGRVSPKQHDQPLSTRNKASGSISKQISSNNKDHDTKEAQQSITQSFVGTVSSLLFGRKGGWL